One Gordonia zhaorongruii DNA segment encodes these proteins:
- the cofD gene encoding 2-phospho-L-lactate transferase, with translation MKVTVLVGGVGGARFLQGARELFGVTPFPPGDGDDTSEHSVTAIVNVGDDAWMHGVRICPDLDTCMYTLGGGIDTDRGWGRKGETWHAKEELAAYGANPDWFGLGDRDLATHLIRTQMLDAGFALSDIAAALCRRWQPGVRLLPVTDDRHETHVVIDKPDGEPGDKVAIHFQEWWVRHRAQVRTHGFAQVGSDDATPAPGVIEAITEADVVLLAPSNPVVSIGAITSVPGVRAALRRTSARVVGVSAVIDDKPLRGMADECLSVIGVGSSATAIAAHYGARSANGLLDGWLVADGDGAADGEASLEGIAVGSAPLLMTDPATTADMIRAACALVGADTP, from the coding sequence GTGAAGGTGACCGTACTCGTCGGAGGCGTCGGTGGCGCCCGTTTCCTGCAAGGTGCACGCGAGCTGTTCGGCGTCACTCCGTTCCCGCCCGGGGACGGCGATGACACGTCCGAGCACTCCGTGACCGCGATCGTCAACGTCGGCGACGACGCGTGGATGCACGGGGTGCGCATCTGCCCGGACCTCGATACCTGCATGTACACCCTCGGCGGGGGTATCGACACCGACCGCGGATGGGGGCGCAAGGGCGAGACCTGGCATGCCAAGGAGGAACTGGCCGCCTACGGCGCGAACCCCGACTGGTTCGGCCTCGGCGACCGCGACCTGGCGACCCATCTGATCCGCACGCAGATGCTCGATGCGGGTTTCGCCCTCTCGGACATCGCCGCGGCCCTGTGCCGACGCTGGCAGCCGGGTGTGCGCCTGCTGCCCGTCACCGACGACCGCCACGAGACGCACGTGGTGATCGACAAGCCCGACGGGGAGCCCGGCGACAAGGTGGCGATCCACTTCCAGGAGTGGTGGGTCCGCCATCGCGCACAGGTGCGCACACACGGTTTCGCCCAGGTCGGGTCGGACGACGCGACACCCGCCCCCGGCGTCATCGAAGCGATCACCGAGGCCGACGTCGTCCTCCTCGCCCCCAGCAATCCGGTCGTCAGCATCGGCGCGATCACCAGCGTCCCCGGCGTGCGCGCCGCACTCCGCAGGACGTCGGCACGGGTGGTCGGCGTCAGCGCCGTCATCGATGACAAGCCACTGCGCGGCATGGCCGACGAATGCCTGTCGGTGATCGGTGTCGGTTCGTCCGCGACGGCGATCGCAGCCCACTACGGAGCCCGCTCGGCGAACGGACTGCTCGACGGATGGCTCGTCGCCGACGGCGACGGCGCCGCGGACGGCGAGGCGTCCCTCGAGGGCATCGCGGTCGGGTCCGCTCCCCTGCTGATGACCGATCCCGCGACCACGGCCGACATGATCCGCGCAGCGTGCGCTCTCGTCGGGGCGGACACCCCGTGA
- a CDS encoding coenzyme F420-0:L-glutamate ligase, with product MGDHRAVDGLQILPVTGLGEFGPDSDVAAEIATAAPWITDRDVLVVTSKIFSKTEGRMVPAPTDPDERDTFRRKLIDDETVRVVAKRNRTLITANRNGLVQAAAGVDGSNVRTDQIALLPVDPDASAARLRADLAEHHGLSVAVIVTDTMGRAWRTGQTDVAIGAAGVAVNHAYDGVDDSYGNTLVVTDIAVADEIAAAADLVKGKLDGVPVAVVRGLDPVDDGTRARDLVRELDDDMFRLGVEEAVAQGRREALLTRRSVRAFTDERIGPDVMRAAFAEALTAPAPHHTHPIRFLWIRSDDRRRALLAAMEDAWRADLTDDAKSAESIERRVARGQILYDAPELVVPVLTGEGMHEYPDDRRNDCELTMFTVAGGAAVSGLLVALSVRGVGSCWVGSTIFAASAVRRILDLPDSWRPLGAVAIGHPRAAPGLREPAATEGLVIEL from the coding sequence GTGGGCGACCACCGTGCCGTCGACGGTCTGCAGATCCTGCCGGTGACCGGACTCGGCGAGTTCGGCCCGGACAGCGATGTGGCGGCCGAGATCGCCACCGCCGCTCCGTGGATCACCGACCGGGACGTCCTGGTCGTGACCAGCAAGATCTTCTCCAAGACCGAGGGGCGGATGGTTCCGGCACCCACCGACCCGGACGAACGGGACACGTTCCGTCGCAAGCTGATCGACGACGAGACCGTGCGCGTCGTCGCCAAGCGCAACCGCACGCTCATCACCGCGAACCGCAACGGCCTCGTCCAGGCCGCCGCGGGCGTCGACGGCTCCAACGTCCGCACCGACCAGATCGCCCTGCTGCCCGTCGACCCCGATGCCAGCGCGGCCCGGCTGCGCGCCGACCTGGCGGAGCACCATGGCCTCTCGGTGGCCGTGATCGTCACGGACACGATGGGACGCGCCTGGCGGACCGGACAGACCGACGTGGCGATCGGGGCCGCAGGCGTCGCCGTGAACCATGCGTACGACGGCGTCGATGACTCCTACGGCAACACCCTCGTGGTCACCGACATCGCCGTGGCCGACGAGATCGCCGCGGCGGCCGATCTGGTGAAGGGCAAACTCGACGGTGTGCCGGTCGCGGTCGTTCGCGGCCTCGATCCCGTGGACGACGGGACACGCGCCCGCGATCTGGTGCGCGAGCTGGACGACGACATGTTCCGGCTGGGCGTCGAGGAGGCGGTCGCTCAGGGGCGCCGCGAAGCCCTGCTGACCCGCCGGTCGGTCCGGGCCTTCACCGACGAACGTATCGGGCCGGACGTCATGCGCGCCGCGTTCGCCGAAGCCCTCACCGCACCTGCCCCGCACCACACGCACCCGATCCGCTTCCTGTGGATACGCAGCGACGACCGCAGGCGCGCGTTGCTCGCCGCCATGGAGGACGCCTGGCGAGCCGACCTGACCGATGACGCGAAATCGGCGGAGTCGATCGAGCGACGCGTCGCCCGTGGGCAGATCCTCTACGACGCACCGGAACTCGTCGTACCGGTGCTGACCGGTGAGGGAATGCACGAGTATCCGGACGATCGGCGCAACGACTGCGAGCTCACCATGTTCACCGTCGCGGGCGGTGCCGCCGTCTCCGGCCTCCTGGTGGCGCTGTCGGTCCGCGGAGTGGGCAGCTGCTGGGTCGGATCGACCATCTTCGCCGCGTCGGCCGTACGCCGGATCCTCGACCTTCCGGACTCCTGGCGTCCGCTGGGAGCGGTGGCGATCGGCCACCCGAGGGCGGCCCCCGGACTACGCGAACCCGCAGCGACTGAAGGACTCGTGATCGAACTGTGA
- a CDS encoding NUDIX hydrolase, with protein sequence MSITQATREALIDWTAPDAEQDALRHTVLAFLDALRDAMPNPCDRASVPGHVTGSVIVFDASLTHVVLTLHPRVGKWIQLGGHCEPDDASVADTALREGIEESGLGSLRLTDSPVHLHTHPITCSLGMPTRHLDVRFAAVAPPTPDGALPPIVCSDESVDLAWWPVDDLPDGVDTDTIPRLVELGATALREDAARRS encoded by the coding sequence GTGAGCATCACGCAAGCGACGCGCGAAGCGCTGATCGACTGGACTGCACCGGATGCGGAGCAGGACGCGCTCCGCCACACCGTCCTGGCATTCCTCGACGCCCTCCGCGATGCGATGCCCAACCCCTGTGACCGGGCGAGCGTGCCGGGACATGTGACCGGCTCGGTGATCGTCTTCGACGCATCGCTGACGCATGTCGTCCTGACGTTGCACCCGCGCGTCGGGAAATGGATCCAGCTCGGCGGCCACTGCGAGCCCGACGACGCCAGCGTCGCCGACACCGCGCTGCGCGAGGGCATCGAAGAGTCGGGGCTCGGTTCGCTGCGACTCACGGACAGTCCGGTGCACCTGCACACGCACCCGATCACCTGCTCACTCGGCATGCCGACCCGTCACCTGGACGTGCGTTTCGCCGCCGTCGCACCCCCGACCCCGGACGGTGCGCTGCCGCCGATCGTGTGCAGCGACGAGTCGGTCGACCTGGCCTGGTGGCCGGTCGATGATCTGCCCGACGGGGTGGACACCGACACGATCCCGCGGTTGGTCGAACTGGGCGCCACCGCGTTGCGCGAGGACGCCGCACGCCGCAGCTGA
- the glgC gene encoding glucose-1-phosphate adenylyltransferase, translating into MRSQPHVLGIVLAGGEGKRLYPLTMDRAKPAVPFGGSYRLIDFVLSNLVNGGYERICVLTQYKSHSLDRHISQNWWTSGFHGEYITPVPAQQRLGPRWYTGSADSIYQSLNLIDDERPDYIVVFGADHVYRMDPSQMVRAHIESGAKATVAGIRVPRAEAFAFGCIDSDDDNQITAFVEKPSDPPGTPDDPEVTYASMGNYVFTTEALVEALRADAADPDSDHDMGGDIIPAFVSRGEAYVYDFNDNVIPGSTERDHAYWRDVGTIDSFYDAHMDLISEHPVFNLYNQLWPIRAAASHLPPAKLIRSGSADGSMLGAGAIVSGAVTHSVLSNDVVVEEGAVVEGSVLLPGVRVGSNAVVRNAILDKNVNVADGRRVGVDLDHDREHYRVSPDGVVCVGKNTPVR; encoded by the coding sequence GTGAGATCACAACCGCACGTGCTCGGAATCGTCCTCGCCGGCGGAGAGGGCAAGCGCCTGTATCCGTTGACCATGGACCGCGCCAAGCCGGCAGTGCCGTTCGGAGGCTCGTACCGGCTCATCGACTTCGTCCTGTCGAACCTGGTCAACGGTGGTTACGAGCGGATCTGCGTGCTGACCCAGTACAAGTCGCATTCGCTCGACCGACACATCTCCCAGAACTGGTGGACGTCGGGCTTTCACGGGGAGTACATCACCCCGGTCCCGGCGCAGCAGCGTCTCGGACCGCGGTGGTACACCGGCAGTGCCGACTCGATCTACCAGTCTCTCAACCTGATCGACGACGAGAGGCCCGATTACATCGTCGTCTTCGGCGCTGATCACGTGTACCGCATGGATCCGTCGCAGATGGTCCGGGCGCACATCGAATCGGGCGCGAAGGCGACGGTAGCGGGAATCCGGGTGCCGCGGGCCGAGGCGTTCGCGTTCGGTTGCATCGATTCCGACGACGACAACCAGATCACCGCCTTCGTCGAGAAGCCGAGCGACCCGCCCGGGACGCCCGACGATCCGGAGGTCACCTACGCCTCGATGGGCAACTACGTCTTCACCACCGAAGCGCTCGTCGAGGCGCTCCGGGCCGACGCCGCCGATCCGGACTCCGATCACGACATGGGCGGTGACATCATCCCGGCGTTCGTGTCGCGGGGCGAGGCGTACGTCTACGACTTCAACGACAACGTGATCCCCGGTTCCACGGAGCGGGACCACGCCTACTGGCGCGACGTCGGAACGATCGACTCGTTCTACGACGCGCACATGGACCTGATCTCCGAGCACCCGGTGTTCAACCTGTACAACCAGCTGTGGCCCATTCGCGCCGCCGCCAGTCACCTGCCGCCCGCCAAGCTCATCCGAAGCGGCTCGGCTGACGGTTCGATGCTCGGTGCCGGCGCCATCGTCTCCGGCGCGGTCACGCACTCGGTGCTGTCCAACGACGTGGTGGTCGAGGAGGGAGCGGTGGTCGAGGGCAGTGTGCTGCTCCCCGGTGTGAGAGTTGGCTCGAATGCGGTGGTGCGCAATGCGATCCTCGACAAGAACGTGAACGTGGCCGACGGCCGTCGGGTCGGGGTGGACCTGGACCACGACCGGGAGCACTACCGGGTCAGTCCGGACGGGGTGGTCTGCGTCGGCAAGAACACGCCCGTCAGGTAA
- a CDS encoding putative RNA methyltransferase gives MCAGVLDPDGRALGCERGHRFDLARQGYASLLAGKATAHRSDTAQMVAARARVFGAGLYDPIVTAVAQKVSSPRLPLTGDSPLIIDAGGGTGSYLSSALDRAPGATGVSIDLSKFCARAAARAHPRIVSVVADVWAGLPVCSGVADAVLSVFAPRNVADTARVLADGGRWVIVTPNPGHLAEVVGPLGMLRVGEGKQDRLSADLAAAFDVVSADRVTARRRLDTAQLADVAGMGPAGFHRSRSEIEADAGALARGGQVEVTLDVTVTLARRRSG, from the coding sequence GTGTGCGCCGGAGTGCTCGACCCGGACGGCCGCGCACTCGGATGCGAGCGGGGTCATCGCTTCGACCTCGCCAGGCAGGGATATGCCTCCCTGCTGGCGGGCAAGGCGACCGCACACCGCTCCGATACCGCCCAGATGGTCGCCGCACGGGCACGGGTGTTCGGTGCAGGCCTGTACGACCCGATCGTGACCGCGGTGGCGCAGAAGGTCTCGTCGCCCCGACTCCCTCTCACCGGTGATTCGCCGCTGATCATCGACGCGGGCGGCGGCACCGGCTCGTACCTCTCCTCGGCTCTCGACCGCGCACCCGGTGCGACGGGAGTGAGCATCGATCTCTCTAAGTTCTGCGCCCGTGCCGCTGCCCGTGCCCACCCGCGGATCGTGTCGGTGGTCGCCGACGTGTGGGCCGGGCTCCCGGTGTGCTCCGGCGTCGCCGACGCGGTGCTGTCGGTCTTCGCGCCGCGCAACGTCGCCGACACTGCGCGCGTGCTCGCCGACGGCGGTCGTTGGGTGATCGTCACCCCGAACCCCGGGCATCTCGCGGAGGTGGTGGGGCCGTTGGGGATGCTGCGTGTCGGCGAGGGCAAACAGGATCGCCTGTCCGCGGACCTGGCCGCTGCCTTCGACGTCGTGTCGGCGGACCGGGTGACCGCTCGGCGCAGGTTGGACACGGCGCAGCTGGCCGACGTCGCGGGGATGGGGCCCGCGGGCTTCCACCGTTCTCGTAGCGAGATCGAAGCCGATGCGGGCGCGCTCGCCCGCGGCGGACAGGTCGAAGTGACGCTCGACGTGACGGTGACCCTCGCACGTCGCCGAAGCGGCTGA
- a CDS encoding DUF3117 domain-containing protein, producing MAAMKPRMGDGPLEAVKEGRGIVVRIPIDGGGRLVVELNDEEASALAIALGDVTA from the coding sequence ATGGCGGCGATGAAGCCACGTATGGGTGACGGCCCGCTGGAAGCGGTCAAGGAAGGTCGTGGAATCGTCGTTCGCATTCCGATCGACGGCGGCGGCAGACTCGTCGTCGAATTGAACGACGAGGAAGCGAGCGCGCTCGCCATCGCGTTGGGCGACGTCACTGCCTGA
- a CDS encoding DivIVA domain-containing protein — MLIIGLYVLGVAVVVALLFALVWFVFGRGEDLPPVDGQTTLTRLPRAGIGGDDVRRLVFAQSFRGYKAVEVDWALEKLAREIDELRGVVHDLQERDVADTGEMPTVRGRSRGADDR; from the coding sequence GTGCTGATCATCGGACTGTACGTGCTGGGCGTGGCCGTCGTGGTCGCGCTGCTGTTCGCGCTGGTCTGGTTCGTGTTCGGTCGTGGCGAGGATCTGCCGCCGGTCGACGGCCAGACCACGCTCACCCGTCTGCCGCGTGCCGGCATCGGCGGCGACGACGTGCGCCGTCTCGTCTTCGCCCAGTCGTTCCGCGGATACAAGGCGGTCGAGGTCGACTGGGCCCTGGAGAAACTGGCGCGGGAGATCGACGAACTGCGCGGCGTGGTGCACGACCTCCAGGAACGCGACGTCGCCGACACCGGCGAGATGCCGACCGTGCGAGGGCGTTCGCGAGGCGCTGACGACCGGTAG
- a CDS encoding glucosyl-3-phosphoglycerate synthase, giving the protein MSAGWIDRDWADRGEGEARWSHTHTWDHPEWSVDELVAAKNGRTVSVVLPALDEESTVGGVIASIAPLVGTLVDELIVLDSGCSDDTATVARRAGARVVSREEAVPGLDPVPGKGEALWRSLAATTGDLVAFVDADLIDPDPMFVPKMLGPLLADPEIHLVKGYYRRPLLTGATHEASGGGRVTELLARPLLTALKPELGEVLQPLGGEYAGTRELLTSVRFAPGYGVEIGLLVDTYDRYGLAGIGQVNLGVRQHRNRPLRDLAVMSRQIVATLLERCGIEDSGTGLTQFIPDSTGGFAPRTTDLCRDERPPIVGLDPGLL; this is encoded by the coding sequence ATGAGTGCGGGCTGGATCGATCGGGATTGGGCCGACCGCGGTGAAGGAGAGGCGCGCTGGTCCCACACGCACACCTGGGATCACCCGGAGTGGAGCGTCGACGAACTGGTGGCCGCGAAGAACGGTCGGACCGTGTCGGTGGTGCTTCCCGCCCTGGACGAGGAGTCGACGGTCGGTGGGGTGATCGCGTCGATCGCGCCACTGGTCGGGACGCTGGTCGACGAGCTGATCGTGCTCGACTCGGGCTGCTCGGACGACACCGCGACTGTCGCACGGCGTGCCGGCGCCCGGGTCGTGAGTCGTGAGGAGGCGGTTCCGGGGCTGGACCCGGTACCCGGCAAAGGGGAAGCGCTCTGGCGTTCGCTGGCGGCCACCACAGGTGACCTGGTGGCGTTCGTGGACGCCGATCTGATCGATCCGGATCCGATGTTCGTGCCGAAGATGCTCGGTCCGCTCCTCGCCGACCCGGAGATTCACCTGGTGAAGGGCTACTACCGGCGTCCGCTGCTCACCGGTGCGACGCACGAGGCGAGCGGTGGCGGACGTGTCACCGAACTGCTGGCGCGACCGTTGCTGACCGCACTCAAGCCCGAACTGGGGGAGGTGCTGCAGCCCCTCGGGGGCGAGTACGCGGGTACCCGCGAGCTTCTCACCTCGGTGCGGTTCGCCCCGGGCTACGGCGTGGAGATCGGTTTGCTCGTCGACACGTACGACCGGTACGGCCTCGCAGGCATCGGCCAGGTGAACCTGGGTGTCCGGCAGCACCGGAACCGGCCCCTCCGCGACCTCGCGGTGATGAGCAGGCAGATCGTGGCGACGCTCCTGGAACGCTGCGGAATCGAGGACTCGGGCACCGGACTGACTCAGTTCATCCCGGACTCCACCGGTGGGTTCGCGCCGCGCACCACCGACCTGTGCCGGGACGAGCGGCCGCCGATCGTCGGCCTCGATCCGGGGTTACTGTAG
- the folP gene encoding dihydropteroate synthase: MAIVNRTPDSFYDRGATFSDDAAQARVEDVVAQGADIVDVGGVKAGPGEQVDAQAEAQRVVPLIAWIRRQHPGLLISVDTWRSEVAAAACEAGADIVNDTWAGADPRIVEIAAQAGAGIVCSHTGGARVRTRPHRVAYDDVVADVVGELTAAAGRAREAGVRADGILIDPTHDFGKNTHHGLALLRELDRLVDTGLPVLMALSNKDFIGETLGVGLEERVAGTLAATALAAARGARVFRVHEVADTRRAVDMVASIIGTRRPSRTVRGLA; the protein is encoded by the coding sequence ATGGCGATCGTGAACCGCACCCCCGACTCGTTCTACGACCGCGGTGCGACCTTCTCCGACGACGCCGCGCAGGCCCGGGTGGAGGACGTGGTGGCACAGGGGGCCGACATCGTCGACGTCGGCGGTGTGAAGGCCGGACCCGGTGAGCAGGTCGACGCACAGGCTGAGGCGCAGCGTGTCGTCCCGCTGATCGCGTGGATCCGCAGGCAGCATCCCGGGCTCCTGATCAGCGTCGACACCTGGCGCAGTGAAGTCGCTGCAGCAGCGTGCGAGGCGGGAGCGGACATCGTCAACGACACCTGGGCCGGCGCCGACCCTCGCATCGTCGAGATCGCCGCGCAGGCCGGAGCCGGGATCGTCTGTTCGCACACCGGCGGCGCTCGGGTCCGGACACGGCCGCATCGCGTCGCGTACGACGACGTGGTCGCCGACGTGGTCGGCGAGCTGACCGCGGCCGCCGGTCGCGCTCGGGAGGCTGGCGTGCGTGCGGACGGAATCCTCATCGACCCGACGCACGACTTCGGCAAGAACACCCATCACGGGCTGGCGCTGCTGCGCGAGCTCGACCGTCTCGTCGACACCGGACTGCCGGTGCTGATGGCGTTGTCGAACAAGGACTTCATCGGCGAGACCCTCGGCGTCGGACTCGAGGAGCGGGTCGCCGGGACCCTGGCGGCCACCGCCTTAGCGGCTGCGCGCGGCGCGCGCGTGTTCCGGGTCCACGAGGTCGCCGACACCCGTCGCGCCGTGGACATGGTCGCCTCGATAATCGGGACTCGCAGACCCTCCCGGACAGTGCGAGGCCTCGCATGA